Proteins encoded in a region of the Streptomyces sp. NBC_00513 genome:
- a CDS encoding nucleoside triphosphate pyrophosphohydrolase, translating to MLTTGKLVRDRIPQIIRADGAEPEVYVADPTEYRQRLRAKLAEEVAEYMEADETDAPEELADVLEVAFALAADLGVDPAQLEKIRASKAEQRGGFSERIVWTGNR from the coding sequence GTGCTCACCACGGGAAAGCTGGTACGGGACCGGATCCCTCAGATCATCCGCGCGGACGGAGCCGAGCCGGAGGTCTACGTGGCCGATCCGACGGAGTACCGGCAGCGGCTCCGCGCGAAGCTGGCCGAGGAGGTGGCGGAGTACATGGAGGCGGACGAGACCGACGCCCCCGAGGAGCTCGCGGACGTCCTCGAAGTCGCCTTCGCCCTCGCGGCGGACCTCGGCGTCGACCCGGCCCAGCTGGAGAAGATCCGGGCGTCCAAGGCCGAACAGCGGGGCGGTTTCTCGGAGCGCATCGTCTGGACCGGCAACCGCTGA
- a CDS encoding SAM-dependent methyltransferase: MNLVQEGLALGIPAPGPDAHQRPSAARIYRMWFGMEGAGSVDQDLARKILNAFPREPAAAKINRSHHLLITEALASRGISQFLDLGCGYALPRPAGGGDLRFGQNTHDVAQQHGRSAAVVYADINHDVVACQRSLLDSAPTASRPVAVIADVTDTARLLARLEADGHLTRERPVAVLLHDVLPWIPDDARVQDAVAYLRAWLPPGSALSITHATPDFSPTWVGRVQDVYDEEGIGFRPRDRQSISNLFGDWGDLYGGPVRMVPTARHQTRHQFSAVPDYVSAAYAGVAVKHPTS; this comes from the coding sequence GTGAACCTGGTCCAGGAAGGCCTCGCACTGGGCATTCCCGCCCCGGGCCCGGACGCCCACCAGCGGCCCAGCGCAGCACGCATCTACCGAATGTGGTTCGGCATGGAGGGCGCCGGTTCCGTCGACCAGGATCTCGCCCGCAAGATCCTCAACGCCTTCCCGCGAGAGCCCGCAGCCGCCAAGATCAACCGCAGCCATCACCTGCTGATCACAGAAGCCCTGGCCTCGCGCGGAATCTCCCAGTTCCTGGATCTCGGCTGCGGCTACGCCCTGCCCCGACCCGCAGGCGGTGGTGACCTCCGGTTTGGGCAGAACACCCACGACGTCGCGCAGCAGCACGGGCGCTCCGCCGCGGTGGTCTACGCGGACATCAACCACGACGTAGTCGCCTGCCAGCGCAGTCTCCTTGACTCGGCCCCGACGGCTTCTCGCCCCGTCGCGGTAATCGCCGATGTCACGGACACGGCCCGTCTGCTGGCCCGGCTGGAAGCCGACGGACACCTGACGCGGGAGCGGCCCGTTGCCGTCCTCCTTCACGACGTTCTCCCGTGGATCCCCGACGACGCCCGAGTGCAGGACGCTGTGGCCTACCTCCGGGCCTGGCTGCCTCCAGGCAGCGCCCTGTCGATCACCCACGCGACGCCCGACTTCAGCCCGACCTGGGTCGGGCGGGTCCAGGACGTGTACGACGAGGAGGGCATCGGGTTCCGGCCCCGGGACCGGCAGTCGATCAGCAACCTCTTCGGCGACTGGGGCGACCTCTACGGCGGCCCGGTTCGCATGGTCCCCACCGCCCGGCACCAGACGCGCCACCAGTTCTCGGCCGTGCCCGACTACGTCTCGGCTGCGTACGCCGGCGTCGCAGTGAAGCACCCGACCTCGTAG
- a CDS encoding LysR family transcriptional regulator → MRTLVVVHEEGTALAAARLLGREQSSVQKQLDILNRNFQALTGELVVVKQGRGRDLLFTPTGLELVDRIRSTFSDWLQGIANSRRRLGSTLTVGTTEFTLPFLARVWERVERELMAREVELKVVHVRTRDFRQRLDSNQVDLLCGGLAAPVGDGPLAPEYDFLEWHREGLALLTNLSVRELPARQVGVERLRNLPLVIPSRGVIADFVERWYGTDFRTHLQVVAEIDDIYYGLALLRSEMTRGCMLCARSIGEAAVAGRLPGGEGFRLVEFADDFDPMLQLVSGVFARKGERDTYDASHPLNVLWEAFREEAASDRPIPL, encoded by the coding sequence ATGCGTACGCTCGTCGTCGTCCACGAGGAGGGCACCGCCCTCGCGGCGGCTCGGCTGCTGGGCCGGGAGCAGTCGAGCGTGCAAAAGCAGCTCGACATCCTCAACCGGAACTTCCAGGCGCTGACCGGTGAGTTGGTGGTGGTCAAGCAGGGCCGCGGCCGGGATCTGCTGTTCACCCCGACCGGGCTGGAACTTGTCGACCGAATCCGATCGACGTTTTCGGACTGGCTTCAGGGCATCGCCAACTCTCGGCGCCGGCTCGGCTCCACCCTGACCGTTGGCACCACCGAGTTCACTCTGCCGTTCCTGGCCCGGGTGTGGGAGCGGGTGGAGCGAGAACTGATGGCGCGGGAGGTGGAACTCAAGGTCGTTCACGTCCGCACTCGCGACTTCCGCCAGCGCCTGGACTCCAACCAGGTGGACTTGTTGTGCGGGGGCCTGGCCGCGCCGGTCGGGGACGGCCCGCTCGCCCCCGAGTACGACTTCCTGGAGTGGCACCGCGAAGGCCTCGCTCTCCTGACGAACCTGTCCGTCCGCGAGCTGCCCGCCCGGCAGGTCGGCGTCGAGCGGCTGCGGAACCTGCCGCTGGTCATTCCTTCCCGCGGGGTGATCGCCGACTTTGTCGAGCGCTGGTACGGAACGGACTTCCGCACCCACCTCCAGGTCGTCGCGGAGATCGACGACATCTACTACGGGCTGGCCCTGCTGCGCTCCGAGATGACCCGCGGCTGTATGCTCTGCGCCCGCTCCATAGGCGAGGCCGCCGTCGCGGGCCGGCTGCCCGGCGGCGAGGGGTTCCGCCTGGTCGAGTTCGCCGACGACTTCGACCCCATGCTCCAACTAGTCTCGGGCGTCTTCGCCCGCAAGGGCGAGCGGGACACCTACGACGCCTCACACCCCTTGAACGTGCTGTGGGAGGCCTTCCGCGAGGAAGCAGCCTCCGACCGGCCGATCCCGCTGTGA
- a CDS encoding helix-turn-helix domain-containing protein: protein MADHPGHRIAARRQSRRMTQRDLAAAAHLSLGMIRHIEQGTRAPSASALESIAAALGVDPARLDPGFAGTAHRVHAMLPSISAVIAGYDIRLAPPARRREELRREVGTAVAQRLAAQYGLIAGTAPALLRDTLGLLHYSACEQREDAARLVVAAARCADAVAYKYGAHDLSARLIGVMRWAAVEADDAVLRASVAYTSAETYLAAHAYRVGQAALEQALEASAAPVTSAAAAARGALFMRTAVMAARAGAAEAAYAHLERARVLASGLAEGIYLGTAFGPSSVRIHEVAVAVSLGQDHIGRALDVARVWKPGNEVPAERRSGFYVEVGRAQLWAGWPDAAFESLKVARRLAPQHVREHPWAREDVEKLRRIKRADTESLSSFAEWIGAV, encoded by the coding sequence ATGGCCGACCACCCGGGGCACCGCATCGCGGCACGGCGCCAGTCCCGCCGCATGACGCAGCGGGATCTCGCTGCCGCCGCACACCTGTCCCTCGGCATGATCCGGCACATCGAGCAGGGCACCCGCGCGCCGAGCGCGTCCGCGTTGGAGTCGATCGCGGCCGCCCTCGGCGTGGACCCGGCCCGCCTCGACCCAGGCTTCGCGGGCACCGCGCACCGAGTGCATGCCATGCTGCCGTCGATCTCCGCTGTCATCGCGGGCTATGACATCCGCCTCGCCCCGCCGGCCCGGCGCCGGGAAGAACTGCGGCGCGAGGTCGGGACCGCGGTGGCGCAGCGGCTGGCCGCCCAGTACGGGCTCATCGCGGGGACCGCGCCCGCCCTGCTCCGCGACACGCTCGGTTTGCTGCACTACTCGGCATGTGAGCAGCGCGAGGACGCTGCCCGGCTCGTGGTGGCTGCGGCCCGCTGCGCGGACGCGGTTGCCTACAAGTACGGGGCGCATGATCTGTCGGCGCGCCTGATCGGCGTCATGCGGTGGGCCGCGGTGGAGGCCGATGACGCGGTGCTCCGGGCGTCGGTGGCGTACACGAGCGCGGAGACGTATCTTGCGGCGCACGCCTACCGGGTCGGGCAGGCGGCGCTGGAGCAGGCGTTGGAGGCGTCCGCGGCGCCGGTGACGTCCGCCGCGGCCGCGGCGCGCGGCGCTTTGTTCATGCGGACCGCGGTCATGGCCGCCCGGGCCGGTGCCGCCGAGGCGGCGTACGCGCATCTGGAGCGGGCCCGGGTGCTCGCGAGCGGCCTCGCCGAGGGCATCTACCTGGGGACCGCGTTCGGCCCGTCGAGTGTCCGGATCCACGAGGTGGCCGTCGCGGTGAGTCTCGGCCAGGACCACATCGGCCGGGCCCTGGATGTCGCCCGCGTCTGGAAGCCGGGCAACGAGGTTCCGGCCGAGCGGCGGTCCGGGTTCTACGTGGAGGTGGGCCGCGCGCAGCTGTGGGCCGGCTGGCCAGACGCCGCGTTCGAGTCGCTGAAGGTGGCCAGGCGGCTGGCGCCGCAGCACGTTCGCGAGCACCCGTGGGCCCGCGAGGACGTCGAGAAGCTCCGCCGGATCAAACGCGCCGACACCGAATCCCTGTCCTCGTTCGCCGAGTGGATCGGCGCCGTCTGA
- a CDS encoding excalibur calcium-binding domain-containing protein — translation MTDPGDAGYGSHLDRDGDGIACE, via the coding sequence TTGACAGACCCTGGCGATGCGGGGTACGGATCACACCTCGACCGTGATGGCGACGGCATCGCCTGCGAGTAA
- a CDS encoding cysteine desulfurase family protein, translated as MTNRPIYLDHQATTPLDPRVLEEMLPYLTTAYGNPNSAHAYGREAAKAVATARRRVAHLIGAKNPIEVIFTSGATEANHLAIVGGALAKRPRGGHVITTTIEHKAVLAAVQRLVDHHGYTSTRVAVDEHGRVQPGDIAAALTPNTVLVSVMHANNEIGTLQRIAAISQLTAHRGILLHTDAAQSAGYGLLDADELGVDLASLSAHKLYGPKGIGALYVRGGTLLTAQQTGGGQERGLRAGTLNVPAIVGLGAAAHLITSDTAPALTQIRALRDHLQDRLLAAIPGATINGHPTQRLPGTLSLTLPDTEAADVLDRLPELAASTGSACNTGTSDPSHVLTAISLTRTQARRTLRLGIGRNTTAAEVERAAILIAEATARHRPPRSSAA; from the coding sequence GTGACCAACCGACCGATCTACCTCGACCACCAGGCCACCACCCCACTCGACCCCCGCGTCCTGGAGGAGATGCTGCCGTACCTCACCACCGCGTACGGCAACCCCAACAGTGCCCACGCCTACGGCCGGGAAGCGGCCAAGGCCGTCGCCACCGCCCGCCGCCGCGTCGCCCACCTCATCGGCGCCAAGAACCCCATCGAGGTCATCTTCACCTCCGGCGCCACCGAGGCCAACCACCTCGCCATCGTCGGCGGCGCCCTCGCCAAACGCCCCCGCGGCGGCCACGTCATCACCACCACGATCGAGCACAAGGCCGTCCTCGCCGCCGTCCAACGCCTCGTCGACCACCACGGCTACACCTCCACCCGCGTCGCCGTCGACGAGCACGGACGAGTCCAGCCCGGGGACATCGCCGCCGCCCTCACCCCGAACACCGTCCTCGTCTCCGTCATGCACGCAAACAACGAGATCGGCACCCTCCAGCGGATCGCCGCCATCTCCCAACTGACCGCCCACCGCGGAATCCTCCTGCACACCGACGCCGCACAGAGCGCCGGATACGGGCTCCTCGACGCCGACGAACTCGGCGTCGACCTCGCCTCGCTCTCCGCCCACAAACTCTACGGACCCAAAGGCATCGGCGCCCTCTACGTCCGCGGCGGCACCCTCCTCACCGCCCAGCAGACCGGCGGCGGCCAGGAACGCGGATTACGAGCCGGCACCCTCAATGTTCCCGCCATCGTGGGCCTCGGTGCCGCCGCCCACCTCATCACCAGCGATACCGCCCCCGCCCTCACCCAGATTCGCGCCCTGCGCGACCACCTCCAGGACAGACTCCTCGCCGCGATCCCCGGCGCCACCATCAATGGGCACCCCACCCAACGACTGCCCGGCACCCTCAGCCTCACCCTCCCGGACACCGAGGCCGCAGACGTCCTCGACCGCCTCCCCGAACTTGCCGCCTCCACCGGATCCGCCTGCAACACCGGCACCAGCGACCCCTCTCATGTCCTCACCGCCATCAGCCTCACCCGCACCCAGGCCCGCCGCACCCTACGCCTGGGCATCGGCCGCAACACCACTGCCGCCGAGGTGGAGCGCGCCGCGATACTGATCGCTGAGGCCACTGCCCGGCATCGGCCGCCTCGTTCCAGCGCCGCCTGA
- a CDS encoding lamin tail domain-containing protein: MSVSSTTRRIGATVLAAGAIVSAAALPAIAADRGHDRHPRVEISRVQADSPGRDDHSNRSLNNEWVEIRNTTRQPVNLRGWTLRDADGNRYRFHDIRIAGRGTIRVHTGTGRDSRTDVFQGKREYIWGNRGDTATLRDDRGRTVDTESWGRRP; encoded by the coding sequence ATGTCTGTTTCCTCGACCACCCGCCGCATCGGCGCCACTGTCCTGGCCGCCGGCGCGATCGTGTCCGCCGCCGCGCTCCCCGCCATCGCGGCGGACCGGGGTCACGACCGGCACCCGCGGGTGGAGATCTCCCGTGTCCAGGCCGACAGCCCCGGACGTGACGACCACTCCAACCGCTCCCTGAACAACGAGTGGGTGGAGATCCGCAACACCACCCGCCAGCCCGTGAACCTCCGCGGCTGGACTCTGCGTGACGCGGACGGGAACCGCTACCGCTTCCACGACATCCGCATCGCCGGTCGCGGCACGATCCGCGTCCACACCGGGACCGGCCGCGACTCCCGCACCGACGTCTTCCAGGGCAAGCGCGAGTACATCTGGGGCAACCGCGGTGACACCGCCACCCTGCGCGACGATCGCGGCCGCACCGTCGACACCGAGTCCTGGGGCCGCCGCCCGTGA
- a CDS encoding HAD family hydrolase — MIRTVVLDIGETLTRDDRYWAAWADWLGSPRHTLSALVGAVVVDGRDNADALRLLRPGLDVAAEYVAREAAGRGEQLDESDLYEDVRPALAAVRAAGVRVVVAGNQSPKAGRLLRSLDLPADVVAVSGDWGVSKPAAAFFERVLEVSGAPANETLYVGDHPANDIHPARAAGLRTAHLRRGPWGHWWADDPAVRAAADWSIDSLHDLVGIVNA; from the coding sequence ATGATTCGGACTGTCGTGCTGGACATCGGCGAGACCTTGACCCGAGACGATCGCTACTGGGCGGCCTGGGCCGACTGGCTCGGCAGCCCACGGCACACCCTGTCCGCCCTTGTCGGCGCCGTCGTCGTCGACGGCCGGGACAACGCGGACGCACTCCGGCTACTCCGCCCGGGCCTTGATGTAGCAGCCGAGTACGTGGCCCGGGAGGCCGCCGGCCGCGGGGAGCAGCTCGACGAGAGCGACCTGTACGAGGATGTTCGCCCGGCGCTGGCCGCGGTGCGGGCTGCCGGGGTGCGGGTCGTCGTCGCGGGTAATCAGTCGCCGAAGGCCGGCCGGCTGTTGCGGTCGCTCGATCTACCTGCGGATGTGGTGGCGGTGTCGGGCGATTGGGGTGTGTCGAAGCCGGCGGCTGCGTTCTTCGAGCGGGTGTTGGAGGTGTCCGGTGCGCCGGCGAACGAGACGCTGTACGTCGGCGACCACCCGGCCAACGACATCCATCCGGCGCGCGCCGCGGGGCTGCGCACGGCGCACCTTCGCCGCGGCCCGTGGGGGCACTGGTGGGCGGATGATCCGGCGGTACGCGCGGCCGCCGATTGGTCGATCGACTCGCTGCACGACCTCGTCGGTATCGTCAACGCGTAG
- a CDS encoding ricin-type beta-trefoil lectin domain protein, protein MAIALRKTLALTTLALTASLLPAAGTQAAAAVPALRAPGLYCLANAWNTPNVSTKPCDPKDQGQHWTLAGHQIFLTNAPAYCLANTWNAADVSVKPCNPKDQGQYWNVAGQQIALSYAPAYCFANAWSTPNVSTKPCDVKDQGQRWVIFKDQISLAAA, encoded by the coding sequence ATGGCAATCGCCCTTCGCAAGACGCTCGCTCTCACGACGCTGGCACTGACCGCTTCCCTCCTGCCGGCCGCCGGGACGCAGGCCGCCGCCGCCGTCCCGGCTCTGCGTGCGCCCGGGCTCTACTGCCTGGCGAATGCCTGGAACACCCCGAACGTCTCCACGAAGCCGTGCGACCCGAAGGACCAAGGCCAGCACTGGACCCTTGCGGGCCACCAGATCTTCCTGACCAACGCCCCGGCCTACTGCCTCGCCAACACCTGGAACGCCGCGGACGTCTCGGTGAAGCCGTGCAACCCGAAAGACCAGGGACAGTACTGGAATGTTGCGGGTCAGCAGATCGCCCTCTCCTACGCGCCGGCCTATTGCTTCGCCAATGCCTGGAGCACCCCGAACGTCTCGACCAAGCCGTGCGACGTGAAGGACCAGGGCCAGCGCTGGGTGATCTTCAAGGACCAGATCAGCCTCGCAGCCGCCTGA
- a CDS encoding IS256 family transposase has product MTSNNVTETVEPSEAVPSKSVDDRLIDELVGRAQAEGLQLTGEGGLLQQLTKRLLESALEGEITDHLGYDKHDPAGKNGGNSRNGTRAKTVLTEVGPVQIAVPRDREGSFEPKIVKKRQKRLSGVDEMVISLAAKGLTTGEVQAHLAEVYGAEVSRQTISTITDKVLEGMAEWQNRPLDAVYPVIFIDAIHVKVRDGAVANRPIYVALAVTAEGRREILGLWAGDGGEGAKHWMHILTEVKNRGVNDVLMLVCDGLKGLPDAVETVWPRTVVQTCVVHLLRNSFRYAARQDWDKIAKLLKPVYTAATEEAALDRFAEFADTWGKKYPAIVRLWENAWEEFTPFLCFDTEIRRIVCTTNAIESVNARIRRAVKARGHFPNEQAALKCVYMAIMSLDPTGKGQARWTMRWKTALNAFDITFDGRLSAARQ; this is encoded by the coding sequence ATGACCAGCAACAACGTGACCGAGACCGTCGAGCCGTCTGAGGCGGTGCCGTCGAAGTCCGTGGACGACCGGCTGATCGACGAGCTCGTGGGTCGGGCTCAGGCCGAGGGCCTGCAGCTGACCGGTGAGGGCGGGCTGCTCCAGCAGCTGACGAAGCGACTGCTGGAGTCCGCTCTCGAGGGCGAGATCACCGACCACCTCGGCTATGACAAGCACGATCCCGCTGGGAAGAACGGCGGCAACTCACGCAACGGCACCCGGGCCAAGACCGTGCTGACCGAGGTCGGCCCGGTTCAGATAGCCGTGCCCCGCGACCGCGAGGGTTCCTTCGAGCCGAAGATCGTCAAGAAGCGGCAGAAGCGTCTTTCCGGCGTGGACGAGATGGTCATCTCGCTTGCCGCGAAGGGTCTAACGACCGGTGAGGTCCAGGCTCACCTGGCCGAGGTCTACGGCGCCGAGGTGTCGCGCCAGACGATCTCCACGATCACTGACAAGGTCCTCGAGGGCATGGCCGAGTGGCAGAACCGGCCCCTGGACGCCGTCTATCCGGTGATCTTCATCGACGCGATCCACGTGAAGGTCCGCGACGGTGCGGTGGCCAACCGGCCCATCTATGTGGCTCTGGCCGTCACGGCCGAGGGCCGGCGGGAAATCCTCGGGCTGTGGGCCGGCGACGGCGGTGAGGGCGCCAAGCACTGGATGCACATCCTCACCGAGGTCAAGAACCGAGGCGTGAACGACGTCCTCATGCTCGTCTGCGACGGGCTAAAGGGCCTGCCCGACGCGGTCGAGACCGTCTGGCCCCGCACGGTCGTGCAGACCTGCGTGGTCCACCTGCTGCGGAACTCCTTCCGCTATGCCGCCCGCCAGGACTGGGACAAGATCGCCAAGCTTCTCAAGCCCGTCTACACCGCGGCGACCGAGGAAGCCGCACTCGACCGGTTCGCCGAGTTCGCCGACACCTGGGGCAAGAAGTATCCGGCGATCGTGCGGCTCTGGGAGAACGCGTGGGAAGAGTTCACCCCGTTCCTCTGCTTCGACACCGAGATCCGCCGCATCGTCTGCACGACCAACGCCATCGAGTCCGTGAACGCCCGGATCCGCCGGGCGGTCAAGGCCCGCGGTCACTTCCCCAACGAGCAGGCCGCCCTGAAGTGCGTCTACATGGCAATCATGTCCCTGGACCCCACCGGCAAGGGCCAGGCCCGCTGGACCATGCGCTGGAAGACCGCACTGAACGCCTTCGACATCACCTTCGACGGCCGGCTCTCCGCAGCACGTCAGTAA
- a CDS encoding endonuclease/exonuclease/phosphatase family protein, with amino-acid sequence MMLASINLNKRFGADGARARFAAWLRRHDVAVIVVQEPYKPADRRPPLLPGYVFAGGDGHLATWVREDIATPTVSAPTSWAQRVELGWLTILQVHLDAYTSAARTTQLGELGALAAAEGGRPLLVCGDFNLAPRPQDGLYGGEISGFTADTERKALQHLLQAAWLVDTTGTDEEADFTFERLFTGKLSRFRCDLALLSDHLAAGVPVAVRHEVRTGPEAFTDHSAILLDLPITPEVAEPDDVLFAISDLTGKQPAAAGARSYQPHKTAMSRQAASPAARAVTGHLTGPLGIRTVLDHGCGRGADVAHYRAAGLDADGYDPHEGFGWPRPEREGYDLVTQMFVLNVLPDPGARIRALQDAAEFVRPGGRVVIVTRSPEEITKAAAGGSWTAHHDGYWSSEGKGTFQRGISAAETTALARHAGLAPAVGEAGLPLPGVSHIVLVKPEP; translated from the coding sequence ATGATGCTGGCCTCGATCAACCTCAACAAGCGGTTCGGCGCGGACGGCGCCCGGGCACGGTTCGCCGCCTGGCTCCGCAGGCACGACGTCGCGGTCATCGTCGTGCAGGAGCCGTACAAGCCCGCCGACCGGCGCCCGCCGCTCCTGCCCGGGTACGTCTTCGCGGGCGGGGACGGCCACCTCGCCACCTGGGTCCGCGAGGACATCGCCACCCCGACCGTATCCGCGCCGACCAGTTGGGCGCAGCGGGTGGAGCTGGGCTGGCTCACCATCCTGCAGGTTCACCTCGATGCCTACACCAGTGCGGCACGCACCACCCAACTCGGCGAGCTTGGGGCGCTGGCCGCCGCCGAGGGCGGGCGTCCGCTGCTGGTCTGCGGGGACTTCAACCTCGCGCCGCGGCCGCAGGACGGCTTGTACGGCGGGGAGATCAGCGGCTTTACCGCGGACACCGAGCGCAAGGCGCTGCAACACCTGCTCCAGGCCGCGTGGCTCGTCGACACCACCGGCACGGACGAGGAGGCGGACTTCACGTTCGAGCGGCTCTTCACCGGCAAGCTCAGCCGATTCCGGTGTGACCTCGCCCTGCTGAGCGACCACCTTGCCGCCGGGGTTCCGGTCGCGGTCCGACATGAAGTCCGAACGGGGCCGGAGGCATTCACCGACCACTCCGCAATCCTGCTCGACCTGCCGATCACCCCTGAGGTCGCGGAGCCGGACGACGTCCTGTTCGCGATCAGCGACCTGACGGGCAAGCAGCCGGCGGCCGCGGGCGCACGCTCGTACCAGCCGCACAAGACCGCGATGAGCCGCCAGGCGGCCTCGCCGGCGGCCCGTGCGGTCACCGGGCACCTGACGGGCCCGCTCGGCATTCGTACGGTCCTCGATCACGGGTGCGGCCGCGGTGCCGATGTCGCCCACTACCGGGCCGCCGGGCTGGATGCCGACGGGTACGACCCGCACGAGGGGTTCGGCTGGCCCCGCCCCGAGCGGGAGGGATACGACCTCGTGACCCAAATGTTCGTCCTCAACGTGCTGCCCGACCCGGGAGCGCGGATCCGCGCGCTGCAGGACGCGGCCGAGTTCGTCCGCCCTGGCGGGCGCGTCGTGATCGTCACCCGCTCCCCCGAGGAGATCACGAAGGCCGCTGCCGGCGGCAGCTGGACGGCCCATCATGACGGCTACTGGTCGAGCGAGGGGAAGGGGACCTTTCAGCGCGGCATCAGCGCGGCCGAGACCACGGCGCTCGCCCGGCACGCCGGCCTCGCCCCCGCGGTGGGGGAGGCCGGGCTGCCCCTGCCCGGAGTGAGTCACATCGTGCTGGTCAAGCCCGAGCCGTAG
- a CDS encoding nitrilase-related carbon-nitrogen hydrolase → MTQPIRIVFRSTRRDAPAVGEGLRVALYQGQGPVGSREAVQQNLDRLAEVTALAAAYDCQVVVFPEKYTTGYAIDPGQCRELAEHREGPSIDRVRLAAKENGLAVVLPYPERDGSDFYDSISVISADGQVAANYRKTHLYGAAERRNYSFGQELPPLVTINGITVGVLNCYECEFPPLYQYLAEHGAQIVLGPTAADGHFRLADGTMSRVPYQDATRHILPAMASIWRLFVAYANRRGWEQVPAGAWQYQGNSGIWGPDGEPLVAATAEDRHHDCLLIADCLPATIPPFSPEGHHTTDNRLALNPLLRPAH, encoded by the coding sequence ATGACGCAGCCCATTCGTATCGTGTTCCGCTCCACACGCCGTGACGCGCCCGCTGTCGGCGAGGGTCTGCGGGTGGCGCTGTACCAGGGCCAGGGGCCGGTCGGCAGCCGAGAGGCAGTCCAGCAGAACCTGGACCGGCTGGCCGAGGTCACCGCACTGGCCGCGGCCTACGACTGCCAGGTGGTGGTGTTTCCGGAGAAGTACACCACCGGCTACGCCATCGACCCCGGCCAGTGCCGGGAACTGGCAGAACACCGCGAGGGCCCCTCGATCGACCGGGTCCGCCTGGCCGCCAAGGAGAACGGCCTGGCCGTGGTCCTGCCCTACCCCGAACGCGACGGAAGCGACTTCTACGACTCCATCAGCGTGATCTCCGCCGATGGACAGGTGGCTGCCAACTACCGCAAGACCCACTTGTACGGGGCTGCCGAACGACGCAACTACTCCTTCGGCCAGGAACTGCCGCCCCTCGTCACGATCAACGGCATCACGGTAGGCGTACTGAACTGCTACGAGTGCGAGTTCCCGCCGCTCTACCAGTACCTCGCCGAGCACGGCGCGCAGATCGTGCTGGGCCCCACCGCCGCCGACGGCCACTTCCGACTGGCCGACGGCACCATGAGCCGGGTTCCCTACCAGGACGCCACCCGCCACATCCTCCCCGCCATGGCCAGCATCTGGCGTCTGTTCGTCGCCTACGCCAACCGCCGCGGCTGGGAACAAGTCCCCGCCGGCGCCTGGCAGTACCAGGGAAACTCCGGCATCTGGGGACCCGACGGCGAACCCCTGGTAGCCGCCACCGCCGAAGACCGCCACCACGACTGCCTCCTGATCGCCGACTGCCTGCCCGCGACCATCCCGCCCTTCAGCCCCGAAGGACACCACACCACCGACAACCGCCTCGCCCTCAACCCGCTCCTGCGCCCCGCCCACTGA
- a CDS encoding PRC-barrel domain containing protein: MYAQDSGYMSRQSLVGFTVEAADGVIGHVDRQQDQPGRQHLVVDTGVWVFGRSVLIPAGAVTVIDTETQTVKVAPSREQIKAAPRFATDSDTADHRYLSAVGNYYLSL; this comes from the coding sequence ATGTACGCGCAGGACAGCGGATATATGTCGCGGCAGTCTTTGGTGGGTTTCACCGTGGAGGCCGCTGATGGCGTCATCGGGCACGTGGACCGTCAGCAGGATCAGCCCGGCAGGCAACATCTGGTGGTCGATACCGGCGTGTGGGTGTTCGGCCGGAGCGTGCTGATCCCGGCGGGTGCCGTCACCGTCATCGACACCGAAACGCAGACGGTGAAGGTCGCACCGAGCCGCGAGCAGATCAAAGCCGCTCCGCGGTTCGCCACTGACAGCGATACAGCCGACCACCGCTATCTGTCTGCGGTCGGCAACTACTACCTCTCCCTGTGA